One segment of Leptodactylus fuscus isolate aLepFus1 chromosome 7, aLepFus1.hap2, whole genome shotgun sequence DNA contains the following:
- the LOC142212781 gene encoding potassium channel, subfamily K, member 16-like has protein sequence MNRANGRKTAKLDFRKFSGCIKSILLGAGFFMYLLAGAMVFQRLEQEAEMHVQLKTERHRLDFLKNYTCLTHDALEHLITVITDAVKHGVNPLLNGTSETQTNWDFSSSFFFAGTVVTTIGYGTIAPKTAGGQIFCVIYALFGIPLNVIVLSQVGKYLSNLGEALAKCLLKNGMGKKKTKIVTIIFFLVTGVFVFLGIPPLIFRETEQWTYREGVYYAFISLSTIGFGDYVVGSGPKGSHPFDGYRALVYFWIIFGLAWLSLLINLLISLLKDTEKKIEKDIHKIRLHKKEHHNKEVALESLNSTDEDTRMKKTPDKFVKESLNSARKESP, from the exons ATGAACAGAGCTAATGGGAGGAAAACTGCAAAACTGGACTTCAGGAAGTTTTCTGGTTGTATTAAAAGTATTCTTTTGGGTGCTGGATTTTTCATGTACCTGCTGGCAGGTGCTATGGTGTTTCAGAGGTTGGAACAAGAAGCCGAGATGCATGTACAACTGAAAACAGAGCGCCACAGGTTGGACTTCTTGAAGAATTACACTTGCCTTACACATGATGCCCTGGAACATCTCATTACT GTTATTACAGATGCAGTTAAACACGGGGTTAATCCTTTATTAAATGGAACTTCAGAGACGCAGACAAATTGGGATTTCAGCAGCTCCTTCTTTTTTGCTGGTACTGTTGTAACCACCATTG GTTATGGAACAATTGCACCGAAAACTGCGGGAGGACAGATCTTCTGTGTGATTTATGCTTTATTTGGAATCCCTCTGAATGTCATTGTTCTGAGCCAGGTTGGCAAATATCTGTCCAACTTGGGAGAAGCACTTGCAAAATGTCTACTTAAAAATGGAATGGGAAAG aagaaAACAAAAATCGTGACCATAATATTTTTCCTGGTGACTGGAGTCTTTGTGTTTTTGGGAATACCACCATTGATCTTTAGAGAGACTGAACAGTGGACGTACAGAGAAGGAGTGTACTATGCCTTCATTTCCCTGAGCACTATTGGCTTTGGAGATTACGTAGTAGGATCTG GACCCAAGGGCAGTCACCCTTTTGACGGCTATCGGGCTTTGGTATACTTTTGGATCATATTTGGCCTTGCATGGCTTTCACTATTAATAAACTTACTAATTTCACTTTTGAAAGATACAGAAAAGAAAATTGAAAAGGATATTCACAAAATAAGACTACACAAAAAAGAACACCATAACAAAGAAGTGGCCTTAGAATCGCTAAACTCCACAGACGAAGACACAAGAATGAAGAAAACTCCTGATAAGTTTGTGAAAGAGTCACTGAACTCAGCAAGAAAAGAGAGTCCGTAG